One window from the genome of Pseudomonadota bacterium encodes:
- a CDS encoding NUDIX hydrolase, producing the protein MNTTPAPAKPSASVVVVRDGADTIEVLMLRRNEKIAFHGGAWVFPGGRVDAEDGDYANGAELEVAKRAAVRETLEETGLAVTADVMLPFAHWTTPVDLPKRFATWFFAAPVVGVDEVRIDNSEIIDYRWLTPAAALQLQAAGELELPAPTYVTLLGFSVLSNIEALVSHLRRAPVQHFVPRLVPIDHGRCTLYGEDAGYESLDFDAPGPRHRLVMKPGDWRYIREF; encoded by the coding sequence ATGAACACCACGCCTGCACCCGCCAAGCCGTCAGCCTCGGTGGTCGTCGTTCGCGACGGCGCCGATACCATCGAAGTCCTGATGCTTCGTCGCAACGAAAAGATCGCCTTTCACGGCGGCGCCTGGGTATTTCCGGGCGGGCGCGTCGATGCCGAAGACGGTGATTACGCCAATGGCGCGGAGCTGGAAGTGGCCAAACGCGCGGCGGTGCGCGAAACGCTCGAGGAAACGGGGCTGGCCGTCACGGCAGACGTCATGTTGCCGTTTGCCCATTGGACGACGCCGGTCGATTTGCCTAAGCGTTTCGCCACCTGGTTCTTTGCCGCGCCCGTGGTCGGCGTCGACGAAGTACGCATCGATAATTCGGAAATCATTGATTACCGCTGGCTGACGCCGGCCGCCGCGCTCCAACTGCAGGCGGCAGGAGAATTGGAGCTGCCGGCGCCGACCTACGTCACGCTGCTCGGTTTCAGCGTATTGAGCAATATCGAGGCCTTGGTTTCCCATTTGCGCCGCGCACCGGTGCAACACTTCGTGCCGCGCCTGGTACCGATAGACCATGGACGTTGCACGCTCTACGGCGAGGATGCCGGCTATGAATCACTGGATTTCGATGCGCCCGGGCCGCGTCACCGCCTGGTCATGAAACCGGGTGATTGGCGCTACATTCGCGAATTCTGA
- a CDS encoding acyl-CoA dehydrogenase family protein, translating to MAIDFSLSPAQQALQQTARTFARDILTQVRPTIAPIARPEDRFFATRPFYAAMANNGFVHALVPQAYGGTGLSTLDFALAAEELAAVDINVPTTVLATGLGLQPIIGFGSEEQKRHWLGEILAAPADRLAAFAFTEVTGGANYNDPDPQAGVQTIARRDGDEWVITGKKHYTTNGSGWDGRGAHLYSLVCRTDPTKPPQESLSVIVVPGDAPGIEVVDYLDTVGHRAAVSPRIHFNEVRVPVGNLLGQPGDGARICEYAFSWTAALIGAACTGVMRAAFDVAYEFARHDKRSGSAPVIEYQNVGYMLADLKMRLEAARYLTWKACHQLDITERRSDELAIMTKVHTSELCVQVVYDAMRLVGVDSYTDLTPLAGLMQDALCFPLYDGGNMGVRRRQLHGKFKQPDYDPMASAEARG from the coding sequence ATGGCGATTGATTTTTCCCTGAGCCCCGCCCAGCAAGCCCTGCAACAAACAGCGCGCACGTTCGCGCGTGACATCCTCACGCAGGTGCGGCCCACCATCGCGCCCATCGCCCGACCGGAAGATCGCTTCTTCGCTACGCGACCCTTCTACGCCGCGATGGCCAACAACGGCTTCGTGCATGCGCTGGTGCCGCAGGCCTACGGTGGCACGGGATTGTCGACCCTCGACTTCGCGCTCGCGGCCGAGGAATTGGCCGCGGTCGACATCAATGTGCCGACCACGGTGCTCGCCACCGGGCTGGGTCTGCAGCCCATCATCGGTTTTGGCAGCGAAGAACAAAAGCGTCACTGGCTGGGCGAGATCCTTGCGGCGCCGGCCGATCGCCTGGCGGCGTTCGCCTTCACCGAAGTGACCGGCGGCGCCAATTACAACGATCCTGATCCGCAGGCTGGCGTGCAGACCATCGCGCGTCGCGATGGCGACGAATGGGTCATCACCGGCAAGAAACACTACACCACCAATGGCAGCGGCTGGGACGGGCGCGGCGCGCACCTCTATTCACTGGTGTGTCGCACCGATCCGACCAAGCCGCCGCAGGAATCCTTGTCGGTGATCGTCGTGCCCGGCGATGCGCCCGGTATCGAGGTGGTCGATTACCTCGATACCGTCGGGCACCGTGCCGCGGTCTCGCCGCGCATCCACTTCAACGAGGTGCGGGTGCCGGTCGGCAACCTGCTGGGCCAGCCGGGCGACGGGGCCAGGATCTGCGAATACGCTTTCTCGTGGACGGCAGCCTTGATCGGCGCCGCCTGCACCGGCGTCATGCGCGCCGCCTTCGATGTCGCCTACGAATTCGCCAGGCACGACAAGCGTTCCGGCAGCGCGCCGGTCATCGAGTACCAGAACGTCGGCTACATGCTGGCCGATCTCAAGATGCGACTCGAAGCGGCGCGCTACCTGACCTGGAAAGCCTGTCACCAGCTCGACATCACCGAGCGGCGCAGCGACGAGCTGGCGATCATGACCAAGGTCCATACGTCGGAACTGTGCGTGCAGGTGGTGTACGACGCCATGCGCCTGGTCGGCGTCGACAGTTACACCGATCTCACGCCGCTTGCCGGCCTCATGCAGGACGCGCTGTGCTTCCCGCTCTACGACGGCGGCAACATGGGCGTGCGCCGTCGCCAACTACATGGCAAGTTCAAGCAGCCCGATTACGACCCCATGGCCAGCGCCGAAGCGCGCGGCTGA
- a CDS encoding NAD(P)-dependent alcohol dehydrogenase: MNAWQITSDGGIDALRAVTLPVGEPAHGEILVRVRAVSLNYRDLLHVLGYVDQDRWPLVPCSDGAGDVVAVGPGVSRFKVGDKVAGTFFQRWNSGNVNPAVMESALGGRQPGMLAEHVVLREEGAVTIPNGWTYAQASTLPCAALTAWHALVSKGRVSAGETVLILGTGGVSLFALQIAKMHGARVILTSSSDEKLARARDMGADETINYRQFGNWEQRVLDLTGGLGVDHVVEVGGAGTFEKSCASARFGGNVWLIGVLTGFESTINPLSVLFKSLCVQGIYVGSRDMFEAMNAAFSINGLQPVIDKEFSFADAQAAFRCMQEAGHFGKIVINID, translated from the coding sequence ATGAACGCCTGGCAAATCACCTCTGATGGGGGCATCGACGCCCTTCGCGCCGTTACGCTTCCGGTCGGTGAACCGGCCCATGGGGAGATTCTCGTGCGTGTACGCGCGGTTTCCCTGAACTACCGCGACCTTCTGCATGTGCTCGGATACGTCGACCAGGACCGTTGGCCCTTGGTGCCGTGTTCCGATGGCGCAGGCGACGTGGTTGCGGTCGGTCCGGGCGTATCGCGCTTCAAGGTGGGAGACAAGGTCGCCGGAACCTTCTTCCAGCGCTGGAACTCGGGCAACGTGAATCCCGCCGTCATGGAATCCGCGCTGGGCGGGCGCCAACCTGGCATGCTCGCGGAACATGTGGTCTTAAGAGAAGAAGGAGCGGTCACCATACCCAACGGCTGGACTTACGCCCAAGCGTCCACGCTCCCTTGCGCGGCACTCACGGCGTGGCACGCCCTGGTGAGTAAGGGCCGCGTAAGCGCCGGTGAAACGGTACTTATCCTCGGCACCGGCGGTGTATCGCTGTTCGCATTGCAAATCGCCAAGATGCACGGCGCACGCGTCATCTTGACGTCCAGCAGTGATGAAAAGCTTGCCCGGGCACGCGACATGGGGGCAGACGAGACCATCAACTACCGCCAGTTTGGCAATTGGGAACAGCGCGTGCTGGACTTGACTGGCGGTCTTGGCGTTGATCACGTCGTGGAAGTCGGCGGTGCGGGCACATTTGAAAAATCCTGTGCCAGCGCCCGCTTCGGCGGCAATGTCTGGTTGATTGGCGTCTTGACCGGATTTGAGTCCACCATCAATCCGCTTAGCGTATTGTTCAAGAGCCTGTGCGTGCAGGGCATCTACGTGGGCAGCCGCGACATGTTCGAAGCCATGAACGCAGCGTTCAGCATCAACGGCTTGCAACCGGTGATCGATAAGGAATTTTCATTCGCCGACGCTCAAGCAGCATTCCGCTGCATGCAGGAGGCGGGGCATTTCGGCAAGATTGTGATCAACATCGACTGA
- a CDS encoding radical SAM protein, with protein sequence MKHPASATPTSEAARNPFTLLEYDPIKLLNKPQKVASMFEVRDGTRDYDPLFPLSVELHLTDVCNLRCGWCTDLELRRNLASLPLATIESLFDEFAQHQVGVTIEGGGEPTVYKHFAEVVALAARHKLDIGLITNGIRPLASFANQFKWIRISMDASSAEEYVAEKGVQRYDKVRANIATLGALPDKRFLLGVGYVMTRRNTGRLLEFIEEMDAAGVDYIYLRPVEEMPDLSPDLAMLYELKSLWETTRASQRRIKVLMNLDDRIQKDNEGLPCIAHALSCVIQADGNVAMCEKRRHDPVVFGNINTQRFTDIWRGALRKDVSRRLLDPCAQRGCEVCRITKFNRYFVRLGELYTRNFI encoded by the coding sequence ATGAAGCACCCCGCGTCCGCCACACCGACATCCGAAGCCGCGCGCAACCCCTTCACGCTGCTCGAATACGACCCCATCAAGCTGCTCAACAAACCGCAGAAAGTTGCGTCCATGTTCGAGGTGCGTGATGGAACGCGTGACTACGATCCCCTGTTTCCCTTGAGCGTTGAGTTGCATCTGACCGACGTCTGCAACCTGCGCTGCGGTTGGTGCACTGACCTCGAACTGCGCCGCAATCTCGCGTCACTGCCCCTCGCCACCATCGAGTCGTTGTTCGATGAATTCGCGCAACACCAGGTTGGCGTGACCATCGAGGGCGGCGGCGAGCCCACCGTGTACAAGCACTTCGCGGAAGTGGTGGCGCTCGCAGCGCGTCACAAGCTGGACATCGGTCTTATCACCAACGGTATTCGCCCGCTGGCGTCGTTCGCCAACCAGTTCAAATGGATTCGCATCTCGATGGACGCGTCTTCCGCAGAGGAATATGTCGCGGAAAAGGGCGTGCAGCGTTATGACAAGGTGCGCGCCAACATCGCTACCCTCGGCGCCTTACCTGACAAACGATTCCTGTTGGGCGTCGGATACGTCATGACCCGACGCAATACCGGCCGCCTGCTCGAGTTCATCGAAGAAATGGACGCCGCCGGCGTCGACTACATCTACCTGCGGCCAGTCGAGGAAATGCCGGATCTCAGCCCCGACCTCGCCATGCTCTACGAGCTGAAATCGCTGTGGGAGACCACCCGCGCGTCACAGCGACGCATCAAGGTGCTGATGAATCTCGACGACCGCATTCAGAAGGACAACGAAGGCCTGCCCTGCATCGCCCACGCCTTGTCCTGCGTGATTCAGGCCGACGGCAACGTCGCGATGTGCGAAAAACGTCGCCACGACCCGGTGGTGTTCGGCAACATCAACACGCAGCGCTTCACCGATATCTGGCGCGGCGCCCTGCGTAAGGACGTCAGTCGCCGCCTGCTCGATCCGTGTGCGCAACGCGGCTGCGAGGTATGCCGCATCACCAAGTTCAACCGCTATTTCGTGCGACTCGGAGAGCTCTACACGCGCAACTTCATCTGA